The segment CACATCCTTATATTGGGAATAAGTTGGCTGAAATAGTTGTAAACCTTAAGaaatatttctttcatataTCAGTGCTCTACATGTTGATCAAGATCTTGATTCACGTAATAATAAGCACAAATAACATAAAGGTAGGGAATACCTCTCAACATCCACAACCTATCATCACAGTGCTTCTTATCCAAGTGAACAACAAATGAATATTCCCTTACTAATTTCAAAACCATTCACTCTATTCCGTTGAACTTTATAGTTATTAGAATACTCATTGTTTCTTTCTAGTATTGTCCTTGCCATAGGTATATTATGTCTAATATCCATGTCAATATGTCTGTTCATCATTTTATGCCTAATATCCTCTAACATGGTGATAATTGATTTATGCATAATTGATTTTATGTCTAATATCTTCTAACATGGTAATAAGAGATTTTCTACAATATCACACTTGGAGAGAGTTTGGAAAAAAATCTTAGACCAATTCTTGGGATCGTAATGCAAAAAGTCTTTTATTATATCCTTCTTACCTAGATTAGATATTGGATGAACTTCTTCTCTAAATTTGACTACAAAGGAGGACTTTGAGCATCTACAAaacttttccttctttcttctccACTTCATCTCACATAAATAGTTACCCCATATATGTCTAGTACACATCCTTCTCTCAGCATGTGGTAACAACTCTAACAAGACATGAATAAGTCCTTAGGTCTACTCAGTGTTAAATATTCCACTTGCCAAGGTGAGGACCAAGAAATCTGAGCTAAAGTGGATCCAGTAGCTAATGTCTATATGACATAAATACGATAGGGGCACACATTTGTTGGACAAAGGGATTACTTCTAAAAGGTTTCACACTTCTCCTAACGAGTGAGTCTCCATCCTTAAGTCCATTCAATGTTAAGTATCCTCCCAACATAAAACATGCATAAATCTAGAGACAGTAATAATTTGATAGTATTAAATCATTTATGAACAATCTGATAATTTGAATAACTCCTTTTATCATAATAACTTGACATAATCTGAGAGACACTTTATCTGAAAGCCTCTAAATCATGataatcatataaattgaatgatattttatttgaaagcaacattatttataaaaatatggataatgcacaagtacaccctcaacctatgcccgaaatctcagagaacacttatactatactaaggtcctattacccccttgaacttattttataagtaaatttctaccccttttagcctacgtggcactagtttaaaaaaaaagtcaaccatcgttgggcccacaagatagtgtcacgtaggtcgaaaaggggtaaaaaattattaataaaataagttcaggggggtaataggaccttagtatagtataagtgtgtctctgaaattttgggcatagattgagggggtacttgggcagtATCCCTATTATGATAACATGATGCCTGCatgtaaaaataacataattatgatCATGAAAGTACTTTCATTTTATGGGTTCATGAAAATATCATTGAAGTCATTGaattataatcaatttataGATAATGGGATTAATCATGAAATTGAAGATGAAAAAATTTCAACCCATAAGAAGTCATGAAATCCTAAATTTTATTAGGAAGATCACAAAAAATTCAGGTTTCTTTAGGATTCAATTGGTTAAGAAGAACCCATTGATGAGATTTCCACATACATTGATTGAAATTCTAATTGAATTTGGAGAAGGAGACTTGAAGCTTTGGAACCTTGATCTTGCCTTTGACTAAGAAACTTatgaatgaagaaattaattttgAGAGTAGGAGAGGGAACCAGGTGGTTAGGGGTCTTACGATCAATTATACCCACTTAGAATAGATCAAAACGACATAGTATAGAGATTAAAAGAGtggaaaagaataaaataaccCTGACTTTTCGGGTGGTTTCTACGAGCACCATTTACGAATTGTACTAACTTCTACAGTCCGTGAAATGTTCTGTTAAACCAAGTAGAGAAAAACCTTGAGATTGAAGTTTCACTCTACGAACCGGTCTATGGTCCATAGAACATAGGACGGTAAATGCACTTGTCCCTAAAAGTTGATATCCTAATTTCTATAGTTTTCATTTTATGAACCATGGAATGGTCCGTGAAATTTCTATGGCTCGTCTTATTTGTCTGTCAAAGGTATTAGGAAATTCTTGGCATTTATGATGTTTTATAACCTTGGTCTACGAACTCATCCATGCTCCATTGAACTTTCCATGAGCGATACAAGCCTCTCGTCTAGGTCTACCAAAAGCTCAACTTGTTGAAGATGGTCTATGAACGGGTCTATGGTCTGTGAAAACTTATACGAACCATATAAGCATCTGTAAACTCCGATCTTGACAATCCAACTTTAAAGGTTTTCTTCACGGGTGATATCTACTGATCGTTCAACCCTATTGGGTTCATAAACATCTTCTTTAAAAGCTAAATATTGCAAACTTCAGCTAATATATGCacttttcaacttttatttGAGTTAGGCACTTCCAAGGCGATATACAAATGATACTATAAACCATGAAAGAGTCACTAATATGGTGTGTTATCGAGGTTCCCTCAATCATAACACTAACATCGACGTTGTCCCCCGTACATTACTCTTTTCTCGTGTGTAGAAGATCATTCTTTCTCACTAAAGACACATATTTTAGCACCACCTTTCCATGCTCCTAACCAGTGTTTACAAGAACGTTTTTGGGGCGAGTTTTGGGGCTGGGCGTACCAAAAACGCTCTGGGGCGTAAATTATAAATGTAGACCCAATAAGACGTAAGTCCTAAAATTTGAGGTGTAAGTACTGAACATAAAAACATAAGTCTTGGGCATAAAAACGTACGTCTGTGcgttttcaatttattttttaaatttttttactttaaatcatatttttatttttgatgtaatgatatttctcaaataataatgataatcctttttttttactattgaaTATTAATACTTATctcacataaaaatcataattcattgAAAGTTTACTTTTGcctattttattagtaataaaattataaaattgaatatacatgTAACTACGCCCCGTAGATCCATGGGACTTACGCCCTATGTCTCAAGGCTTATGTCTCACCCTATACTGTATAAAACGTCTCGCCTCATGCCCCCGCCTTTTAAAACATTGCTACTTACTATAATAGTCTCTAGAGAATAGGATAACTTTTGGAAAAGTATCGACGATAAGTGATTCCTCACTGGCTCCCTCTAAAAAATTGCTCGGATGGGCCTTCCCTTCATGATGATAAAGCAATTGAATGCCCTATACTATCTATTCTCATTAGAATGTTGGGTAAAAAATTGTTTGTCTGTGATGCTAAAGAAAGACCCAAAAATAAAGACACGTTGAACGTGACTTAATTAACAAAGAGAAGAGCTAAGTTgagtagaagaagggaattTAGAGTAGATAGTGGTAGAAGTTCACTTGGGTtgcatgaatttaaataataaaagaatcatTATTATAAGAGGAAACCACAAAACGAGGCTCAATTAGAAGTAGACATGTGGTCGAGAGTATTAAATGTGAGGAAGCGCCCCTCTAATCAATAGTGtgagaagtctttttaacataCATCCTCAccaagaataaataaattaaatgtcaCTTTTGATTCGTGGTTACGGAGGTCTCTGAAATGTGGTGGGACTATTTGTATGGGGTAAAAACTAAGCTCAAACGTGTGGTTGAATCGGAGAAAGACACGTGGAGGAAGTGACTAGTCAGGTCTAGCTCGATCATGATATGACACGAAACATATCCTCATTCATGACTGAAGGAAGTAGTTTTGCTCTCTGATATCTTCAAATCATTACACTTGAGTCTGTTGTCACATCCATATGCCCGTTTAGCTCCAGAGCCACGAGGTTTAACATTGGACTACATCGAAATTGGTTGAGGATGAAGCTTAACTTCTACTGAAAGATCTGCAATATACTTTCTCtataaaaattacttattcACTTCTGAATTgacacacctattaagaaaacaatgatTGACATATTGAGTTTACCATATTAATTacgaaaaagggtaaaaaaatacccttaaactatctgAAATATCTCATATATAcgcttaaactatattttggctcaaaactATCCTTCCCATCAAACTATAGGGTCAAAAGTGCCCTTCTAATTAAGGGGAATTGTTAAATGGCATGTGGATGCCACATGAATGCCACATGACATGCCAATAGATTTCCACTGTCACATAGACTAAAAGGAAAAGAGTCAAAAGTACCCTTAAATTATTCGAAATAGATCATATTTACCCTTATACTATATTTCtgctcaaaactacccttcctttcaaactattgggtcaaaaataACCTTCTTATTAGTGGAAGTTGTTGGATGCCACATTGCACGCCAATAGGTTTCCACTGCCACATTGACTAAATCCataaatcttaattattcattttcccctcatttcattattttccatAAAAGATTTCACCCCTTCTCTCTCATTTCGCGGCTAGGGTTTTACAGTTTTCTTCATCGTTAGGTTTCAAAGTGGATTTTCGTGATTGTAGgttacttaaatttttttcttattttattgtgtttacaACCACGaaaatccactttgaaactTAGCTCTGAAGAAAATTATGAAACCTTGGCCACAAAATAACGAGAAAGTTGTGAAATTCTTACTATTATACTTTGAAAtcgtaaacataataaaataagaaaattttttttactaacctacaaccatgaatatccactttgaaactcagCGCCGAAGAAAGCAACGAAGCCTTAGTTGCGAAATTGTAATTGTCATGCTTTGAAAtcgtaaacataataaaataagaaaaaacatttaataacCTACAAgcatgaatatccactttgaaacctAGCCACGAAGAAAAGTATGAAACCCTAGCCGCGAAATGAGAGAGAGCGAGTGAATATATCATTTCtggaaataatgaaatgaggaggggggggggggggaggggggggggagtAATTAGGACTCAGGGATTTAGTCTATGTGGAAGTGGAACCTTATTGGCATGCAATATGACatccacatgacatttaacaactcttttaataaaaaaggtaCTTTTGATCCAATAATTTGACGGGAAGGCTAGTTTTGAGCTGAAATATACTTTAAAGgtaaatatgagctatttcCGATACTTTAAGGGTAACTTTTGACCCTTTAGTCTACGTGACAGTGGAATTCTATTGACATGCAATGTGACATCTATATGACATCCATATGGCATTTAACAACTTCTGTTAATAAAAAAGgtacttttgacccaatagtatGACGGGAATGGTAATTTGAGCCGAAATAAAGTTGAAGAGTatatataagttattttgaatagtttagggATATTTTTGAGCCtttttctatattaattatgaagttaatgaattaaaaaatttaagttttttcaagaagttctactttttttaaaagtaattaattaggaTGATGataagtaaaaaatttattcttttttaatttgtcaaaatgaacaagtaattgAAAGACGgctgaaaaaatatgaaaaatagacAAATAGTTAGGAATAGAGAGAGTATTATTATCCTCCCTATACATTGCATAACAACCGTGGACCTAGGTCAATAAGAGTGTTAATGGATGTATGGAGTCTAAATTAGAGATTGTTGAAGGGTAAACAATGTTGTTTTTGGTGAACGCGTACATGGAGAATGAGGACAAAGGAGTAAAACAACACGGTAAGAGGCCAGCTTGTCATGTTCTGTCAATCCCTTCTCTTTTCTCTCTCATGCAAAATAAAAGCAGCTTTGAGAGTCTTGACCAGACACACTAGTGTGCACCCTACACTGCATTTTGGTGCTTTGTATATTCTACCCTTTTGTTACCATCAGATCTTTTCATCCATTTCAAGCGGAATTATCCTATTCTCACAAAGGTAAATATATGTACTACTGCTACTTTCTTGGATGCTTTAGGATCTTCAATATAATAGTCCTAGAGTGTAATGTATTATTATCAGATTTACTCAAGTAGTGAATTGAACTGGTGAAGGCTATTGGATTGAAGAAGAGAATCACTTGTTTGTAAAATGGAAGATAATTTTGTGCCATTTCGTGGAATTAAAAATGACCTCAAAGGGAGATTAATGTGCTTTAAACAAGATTGGACTAGTGGTCTTACCGCAGGCTTCAGGTacaattctttctttcttatgcCATTATCTTAGATAGTAAGTTTCTATGGAGGGTAAATATCCTTAAACAGAGGTTTGGGATCGAGTCCCCTCAATGTGTGGTATATATTACATGAGCAGTTAGTTATTGACCAAGTTTGATTTGTGTAGGATTTTAGCTCCAACTACCTATATATTTTTTGCTTCAGCAATTCCAGTAATATCATTTGGTGAGCAGTTGGAAAGAAGTACTggtatgttttcttcttgttctttttcttgtagagaaataaatatatattgagttGATTTGACAAGTTTAGAGTTGCAGATGGATTGATAACTGCAGTTCAGACTCTTGCTTCAACTGCATTATGTGGGATTATGCACTCTATCATTGGAGGCCAACCTCTGTTGATTCTTGGAGTTGCAGAACCAACTGTGCTGATGTACACATTCATGTACAATTTCGCAAAAGATAGACCTGAACTCGGACCAAAGCTCTTTTTAGCTTGGACAGCATGGTATTGTACAATTTCCTTTTTCAACTATCCACCAAATACCATATTCCATTTCCTTTTTTCATTGTAAATTTCCATCATCAGGGTGTGTATTTGGACTGCAATTTTGCTTTTCCTTCTGGCTGTCCTGGGAGCTTGTTCCATTATCAATAGGTTTACACGTATTGCTGGGGAACTCTTTGGCCTTCTAATTGCAATGCTTTTCATGCAGCAAGCAATCAAAgtaagaaaaacatatatagtTAGTTAGTTCATTTGTAAGGTTGTTGAAAAACCATACTTAGTTGCACAAGGTTTAGATAATACAGTATGATGGAATTTTGTTAGTATTTTGAGTTGTCGTGGATTGTAGGGACTGGTATATGAATTTCGTGTACCAGAGAGAGAAAATCCAAATCTCCCTGAGTTCCAACCTTCATGGAGGTTTGCAAATGGCATGTTTGCATTGGTCTTGTCATTTGGTCTTCTACTCACAGCTCTAAGGAGTCGAAAGGCAAGATCTTGGCGATATGGCTCTGGTGAGTTCTTTTGTAAAACTAACTACTATAGCTTTCATTTAAATAGGACAAGATTGAAATGTTCATTTAGTTCTAGACATGATGTTGAACTATTTGTCCCTCTTCCAGGCTGGCTTCGGGGTTTCACAGCAGATTACGGAGTGCCACTCATGGTTTTAATCTGGACAGCGGTCTCTTACATTCCTGGTAAAAATGTTCCAACCGGGATTCCAAGACGACTTTTCAGTCCAAATCCATGGTCACCTGGTGCCTATGAGAATTGGACAGTGATAAAGGCATGCCtaccattttaaatttttctgtaTCTAGCAAACTTATCTTCCATCTCTTGACAATTTATTTACTCTTCAAATTTGTAGGATATGCTAGACGTCCCAGTACTTCACATAATTGGTGCTTTTATTCCAGCAACAATGGTAGCGGTCCTGTATTATTTTGATCACAGTGTGGCATCTCAACTTGCTCAGCAAAAAGAGTTTAACCTTAGAAAGCCATCTTCCTACCATTATGATCTGCTGTTACTGGGATTTATGGTGTGCAGTTAAATTCTCCCTACCATCAATTGGCCTTTTACTTCACTGAATGTCAACAAGTTATATGATCTATTGCTTTTGTTATGCCAGGTTCTCATTTGTGGTCTTCTAGGAATTCCCCCGGCAAATGGAGTCATTCCACAATCTCCAATGCATACAAAGAGTTTGGCCACACTGAAGCATCAGGTATGCCCATTTGATGAGAGCAAGTTGCGTGTCAAAATCATCAGGTGCTTGAACATATATGAGGGAAAGAGAACCAGCTATCCTTTGACTTACCTTCTTTGTTATGCAGTTGCTTCGTAATCGATTAGTTGCAAAAGCACGGAAATGTATGACTGAGAATGGGAATTTGGCTGAAGTGTATGAAAGTATGCAAGAAGCCTATCAACAGATGCAGAGTCCACTGATTCACCAAGAACCATCATCTCGGGTATGATCTAGTCTTTTCACATCTTTCATTAAACACAACTGTTTTCCTTTCCTAGATCTTGCAAATTGTAGGACTATCCATTAATATCTAATTCATGAAcaggggttaaaagagttaaaagaGTCTACCATTGAATTGGCTTCAAGAATAGGCAACAGGGATGAACCTGTtgatgagacaatctttgatGTTGAGAAGGACATAGATGACTTGTTGCCCGTTGAAGTGAAGGAGCAGAGGTTGAGCAACTTGCTTCAGTCCGCCATGGTGGGAGGATGTGTGGCCGCCATGCCTCTTCTCAAAATGATTCCGACATCAGTCCTTTGGGGATACTTTGGCTTTATGGCCATTGAAAGCTTACCAGGAAATCAGTTCTGGGAACGGATCCTATTACTATTCACAGCTCCTAGCCGAAGATACAAGTAACTCCTGCTATCATCCTTCTAGACTTGCTTTCCGGCTGTGCTTCACTTTGTATTTGACAGTAAACGAAAATGCACACATTATTATTGTGATCTCATGaacattttgttttcttttgacaGAGTAATTGAAGAGTGTCATGCTGTGTTCATTGAAACTGTACCTTACAAGACAATAGCGTTCTTCACCATTTTCCAGAGCATCTACTTACTGATCTGTTTTGGGATAACATGGGTTCCCATTGCTGGCGTTCTCTTCCCACTTATGATCATGCTTTTAGTTCCAGTCAGACAGTACCTACTACCTAGGTTCTTCAAAGGAGCACATCTTCAGGAATTAGATGCTGCTGAGTATGAAGAAGCACCACCGTTATCATCATGCAGCATGGCTAGAGTAAGCTTCACCCATTTTCCATCTGCATTTATGTATCTTTCAACagaagttaaaataaaaaatgtataaatcaTTTATATACTCTTTGTGCGACAAATTTTGATGCCATAAAATGTCTCTATGAAGTGATTAGTACTAAGTCAGTATCTTCATAACATTTTAGCAGGAAAATGAAGGTTCATTTGGAGGAGATGATGGGGAGATTATGGATGGCATGATGACAAGAAGTCGAGGTGAGATTCGACGTATGTGCAGTTCAAAGGTAACAAGCTGCAATGCGACACCAACCAGAGATTCTGTTAGCATCCAAAGCCCAAGGCTTTCTAACAAGGTATACAGTCCTCGTGTTAGTGAAATAAAAGGGGAAAGTCCTTCTCTTGGTCGAGGAGGATCCTTCGGTTCCAGAACTGGGGAAGCAAGACGATCAAATCTGTCAAAAACTCATAGTTTCAACTAAAACTAGCACCGAGtataaaaataaccaaatattGTTTCATAGACGCATTTAGTTTAGACCGTTatttttgtacaattttttcatCATCTGATTGATCAAAGGAATGAAGCATTATTTTATACCATGTTGGCATTTTAGGTGGCTCTTTTGCTTATAGAGAATATGAAGCATGAAGTACTACTATCGATATAAGAAATTGTGTGCGCCAGACAATGATAACTTTGCCTGAGAAATTTCACCATTTCTGAAAGTTGTCAATATATGATTCAGTTTCAGAATTTAACTACTTTGCAAAGAAAAAACTATTCACCACTAAAatacttcataaatttagaCACAGCATCTGTATCACTACGGTATGGAAAAGTAATATAAATGAAACTTCTGGCTGCGGCCAAATGTTTAAAACCAAACCCTGTACAATGTTTAGTACTGATCGAGAACTTTTAGTACATCCTAAACCAAGATTGGGACTGGTATCTTGGAATTCCTTGTAGCAGTTTGCTAACAGACAAATTCAATAATTCTGGCTGAATTTCCGGCCAGTCATCTTTTCAGATTCATGCAACATGTAA is part of the Solanum lycopersicum chromosome 1, SLM_r2.1 genome and harbors:
- the LOC101248706 gene encoding boron transporter 1 isoform X1; the protein is MEDNFVPFRGIKNDLKGRLMCFKQDWTSGLTAGFRILAPTTYIFFASAIPVISFGEQLERSTDGLITAVQTLASTALCGIMHSIIGGQPLLILGVAEPTVLMYTFMYNFAKDRPELGPKLFLAWTAWVCIWTAILLFLLAVLGACSIINRFTRIAGELFGLLIAMLFMQQAIKGLVYEFRVPERENPNLPEFQPSWRFANGMFALVLSFGLLLTALRSRKARSWRYGSGWLRGFTADYGVPLMVLIWTAVSYIPGKNVPTGIPRRLFSPNPWSPGAYENWTVIKDMLDVPVLHIIGAFIPATMVAVLYYFDHSVASQLAQQKEFNLRKPSSYHYDLLLLGFMVLICGLLGIPPANGVIPQSPMHTKSLATLKHQLLRNRLVAKARKCMTENGNLAEVYESMQEAYQQMQSPLIHQEPSSRGLKELKESTIELASRIGNRDEPVDETIFDVEKDIDDLLPVEVKEQRLSNLLQSAMVGGCVAAMPLLKMIPTSVLWGYFGFMAIESLPGNQFWERILLLFTAPSRRYKVIEECHAVFIETVPYKTIAFFTIFQSIYLLICFGITWVPIAGVLFPLMIMLLVPVRQYLLPRFFKGAHLQELDAAEYEEAPPLSSCSMARQENEGSFGGDDGEIMDGMMTRSRGEIRRMCSSKVTSCNATPTRDSVSIQSPRLSNKVYSPRVSEIKGESPSLGRGGSFGSRTGEARRSNLSKTHSFN
- the LOC101248706 gene encoding boron transporter 1 isoform X2, encoding MEDNFVPFRGIKNDLKGRLMCFKQDWTSGLTAGFRILAPTTYIFFASAIPVISFGEQLERSTDGLITAVQTLASTALCGIMHSIIGGQPLLILGVAEPTVLMYTFMYNFAKDRPELGPKLFLAWTAWVCIWTAILLFLLAVLGACSIINRFTRIAGELFGLLIAMLFMQQAIKGLVYEFRVPERENPNLPEFQPSWRFANGMFALVLSFGLLLTALRSRKARSWRYGSGWLRGFTADYGVPLMVLIWTAVSYIPGKNVPTGIPRRLFSPNPWSPGAYENWTVIKDMLDVPVLHIIGAFIPATMVAVLYYFDHSVASQLAQQKEFNLRKPSSYHYDLLLLGFMVLICGLLGIPPANGVIPQSPMHTKSLATLKHQLLRNRLVAKARKCMTENGNLAEVYESMQEAYQQMQSPLIHQEPSSRGLKELKESTIELASRIGNRDEPVDETIFDVEKDIDDLLPVEVKEQRLSNLLQSAMVGGCVAAMPLLKMIPTSVLWGYFGFMAIESLPGNQFWERILLLFTAPSRRYKVIEECHAVFIETVPYKTIAFFTIFQSIYLLICFGITWVPIAGVLFPLMIMLLVPVRQYLLPRFFKGAHLQELDAAEYEEAPPLSSCSMARENEGSFGGDDGEIMDGMMTRSRGEIRRMCSSKVTSCNATPTRDSVSIQSPRLSNKVYSPRVSEIKGESPSLGRGGSFGSRTGEARRSNLSKTHSFN